One window of Cohnella hashimotonis genomic DNA carries:
- a CDS encoding GNAT family N-acetyltransferase, giving the protein MTQEAWVCRPVQAEDSAAVAGLAMEIWHEYYGALLSLEQIDYMVDKFQSPGAIADQIAQQGYEYYLMQAEGINVGYLAVKAEGGKLFLSKLYVLKAHRGHGYASRAMAFMMRLCRERGLGAVWLTVNRHNEGSIAVYEKKGFKKVRERIADIGNGYVMDDFVMEKEIRETDG; this is encoded by the coding sequence ATGACGCAAGAGGCATGGGTATGCCGTCCGGTGCAAGCGGAAGATTCGGCTGCGGTGGCCGGTCTTGCCATGGAGATCTGGCACGAATACTATGGGGCGCTGCTGTCCCTCGAGCAAATCGACTATATGGTGGATAAGTTCCAGTCGCCGGGCGCCATCGCGGATCAGATCGCGCAGCAGGGTTATGAATATTACCTGATGCAGGCAGAGGGGATTAACGTCGGTTATCTGGCCGTCAAGGCAGAAGGCGGCAAGCTGTTCCTGAGCAAGCTGTACGTCTTGAAGGCGCATCGGGGGCACGGCTATGCGAGCCGCGCCATGGCTTTTATGATGCGGCTGTGCCGGGAGCGGGGACTCGGCGCCGTCTGGCTGACGGTCAACCGGCACAACGAAGGCTCGATCGCGGTGTACGAAAAGAAAGGCTTTAAAAAAGTGCGCGAGCGGATCGCGGATATCGGGAACGGCTACGTGATGGACGACTTTGTCATGGAGAAAGAAATCCGCGAGACGGACGGTTGA
- a CDS encoding polysaccharide deacetylase family protein gives METYSIQVMELLSLVRTSDGRHRIELGVAREDRQDTYEIDIDEHTYSELEALRPLDGGRARLSPYPKWDPYRQTYYSALIKTTSASRDTLYFACSEAYMEQVRRILQAEPLPLATGGADRESRQGQPVRRLAPLLRRVAAQRSRLSALILLLLCGAVAVLYVSAGGKADALPGGEGRGAAAKPISVAAPSAPTVPIASGDTLKDTATYADVHADDHGDAHAQVTADPVAQTAQAQASLQQGAKATGYVIVDIDEKKKFYGLPKDEVALTFDDGPSPLTKKIVDILTDHKIAATFLFVGKNAERHPEGVVYAHAHGMSIGNHSWDHSVLTKASAKEQSKNLSMTSDLLESLTKVPVTLFRPPYGAVNDVLASTAAKQRMKTLLWNRDPEDWNAKNAEDIIRYFREVESAGGVYVMHEDKHTVEALPAIIKYLKEKHLKFVIFK, from the coding sequence ATGGAAACCTACAGCATACAGGTAATGGAGCTGCTGTCGCTCGTGCGGACCTCTGACGGCAGGCACCGGATTGAATTAGGCGTGGCCCGCGAGGACAGGCAGGATACATACGAGATCGATATCGACGAGCATACTTATTCGGAACTGGAAGCCTTGCGGCCGCTGGACGGCGGCAGGGCGAGGCTCTCGCCATACCCCAAGTGGGATCCGTACCGGCAGACTTATTATAGCGCGCTGATCAAGACGACGAGCGCGTCGAGAGACACGCTGTATTTTGCATGCAGCGAGGCGTATATGGAACAGGTCCGCCGGATTCTGCAGGCTGAACCTTTGCCGCTCGCGACCGGCGGCGCAGATCGCGAGAGCAGGCAAGGACAGCCGGTCCGTCGCCTAGCTCCGCTCTTGCGCCGGGTTGCGGCCCAACGTTCGCGGCTATCCGCGCTGATTCTCCTGCTGCTGTGCGGGGCGGTGGCCGTTCTTTACGTCTCGGCCGGCGGGAAGGCGGATGCGCTGCCGGGCGGAGAGGGACGAGGAGCGGCGGCGAAGCCGATCAGCGTTGCTGCGCCTAGCGCCCCGACGGTGCCGATCGCTTCGGGGGACACCTTGAAGGATACGGCGACCTATGCCGATGTCCATGCAGACGATCACGGGGATGCCCACGCGCAAGTGACGGCGGATCCCGTCGCGCAGACGGCGCAGGCGCAAGCTTCGCTCCAACAGGGCGCCAAGGCAACCGGGTACGTCATCGTGGACATCGACGAGAAGAAGAAATTTTACGGACTGCCCAAGGACGAGGTCGCTTTGACCTTCGATGACGGACCTTCCCCGCTCACGAAGAAGATCGTGGACATTTTGACCGATCACAAGATTGCGGCGACATTCCTGTTCGTCGGGAAAAACGCGGAGCGCCATCCGGAAGGCGTGGTCTACGCGCACGCGCACGGTATGTCGATCGGGAACCACTCCTGGGATCATAGCGTGCTGACCAAAGCCTCGGCGAAGGAGCAGAGCAAAAATCTGTCCATGACGAGCGACCTGCTGGAATCTCTGACGAAGGTACCGGTGACCCTATTCCGGCCGCCCTACGGCGCCGTCAATGACGTGCTCGCCTCCACAGCCGCGAAGCAGCGGATGAAGACGCTCCTGTGGAATCGGGATCCGGAGGATTGGAACGCCAAGAACGCCGAGGATATCATCCGGTACTTCCGCGAGGTTGAGTCCGCCGGCGGCGTGTATGTCATGCACGAGGACAAGCATACCGTGGAGGCATTGCCCGCCATCATCAAATATTTAAAAGAGAAGCATTTAAAATTCGTTATTTTTAAATAG
- a CDS encoding DUF2306 domain-containing protein, whose protein sequence is MIDKPYRLVIVLSAGLVAWTLLNRFAIDPGAVSFLSHKTGIAHQLRLPAWLRVLDIHIAFACLALLAGALNFANPPARGRRRRHRSVGYAYIISVLGVCITSGYMAPYATGGRPVSMAFNLLNLIWIAVTVTALVQIRRRQVVRHRQWMIRSYAFCFTNVTIHLAETVLTRLLGMRYETAYAVSVYATILILIAIAELIVRRTAGKPQKTGTFTHQ, encoded by the coding sequence ATGATTGATAAACCTTACCGCCTTGTCATCGTCCTCTCGGCCGGGCTCGTCGCCTGGACGCTTCTGAACCGGTTCGCGATCGATCCCGGCGCCGTCTCCTTTCTCTCGCACAAGACCGGCATCGCGCATCAGCTGCGGCTGCCGGCATGGCTGCGCGTGCTCGATATCCATATTGCATTCGCCTGTCTGGCGCTTCTGGCGGGAGCGCTTAACTTCGCGAACCCGCCCGCTCGCGGACGCAGACGCCGGCACCGGTCCGTCGGGTACGCTTATATAATAAGCGTACTTGGAGTCTGCATCACGTCCGGGTACATGGCGCCTTACGCTACCGGAGGACGTCCGGTCTCGATGGCGTTTAACTTGCTGAACCTGATCTGGATCGCCGTGACGGTTACCGCGCTGGTGCAAATCAGACGCCGGCAGGTCGTCCGGCACCGCCAATGGATGATCCGCAGCTACGCGTTCTGTTTCACGAATGTGACCATTCACCTGGCGGAAACGGTGCTGACGCGCCTGCTCGGCATGCGCTACGAGACGGCGTACGCCGTCAGCGTCTATGCCACGATCCTGATCCTGATCGCGATCGCGGAGCTCATCGTCCGGCGGACTGCCGGGAAGCCGCAGAAGACCGGGACGTTCACGCACCAGTAG
- a CDS encoding response regulator transcription factor produces the protein MRQRTILAVDDDESIVELMRDFLENDGFRVLTARHAEEAMARFQSSDVHLILLDIMMPGQDGFEFCRRIRAVSGVPILFLSARDDDMHKIRGLGIGGDDYIVKTASPSEIVARVKAALRRAEAPPTHAAVPRLLDFGRLQVDPASRDVKVDGASVPLTPREYDLLLLLCEHPGQVITYEQLLRQFWEGIGDKHTVRVHIARLREKIEIDPEQPGYVANVWGVGYRFGGRPR, from the coding sequence ATGCGGCAACGGACGATTTTGGCCGTGGACGACGACGAGAGCATCGTGGAGCTGATGCGGGATTTTCTGGAGAACGACGGCTTCCGCGTGCTCACGGCGCGCCATGCCGAGGAGGCGATGGCGCGATTCCAATCGTCCGACGTGCATCTGATCCTGCTGGATATCATGATGCCGGGGCAGGACGGCTTTGAATTCTGCCGCAGGATCCGTGCCGTCAGCGGCGTGCCGATTCTGTTCCTCAGCGCGCGGGACGACGACATGCACAAAATCCGGGGGCTCGGGATCGGCGGCGACGATTATATCGTCAAGACAGCCTCTCCCAGCGAGATCGTCGCGCGGGTAAAGGCGGCATTGCGGCGGGCGGAAGCGCCCCCGACGCATGCCGCCGTGCCGCGGCTGCTCGACTTCGGCCGTCTGCAGGTGGATCCGGCCAGCCGCGACGTGAAAGTAGACGGCGCCAGCGTGCCGCTCACGCCGAGGGAGTACGACCTGCTCCTGTTGCTTTGCGAGCATCCCGGCCAAGTGATCACTTATGAGCAGCTGCTCCGGCAATTCTGGGAGGGCATCGGCGACAAGCATACCGTTCGCGTCCATATCGCCCGGCTGCGGGAGAAGATTGAGATCGACCCCGAGCAGCCCGGCTACGTGGCGAACGTATGGGGCGTCGGCTATCGCTTCGGGGGCAGGCCCCGATGA
- a CDS encoding sensor histidine kinase, translating to MRRVRIRGFLALALLTVLTLSWTTYMIAAIAETGSLHLGEGRPSRAGIWIAALAGALLAAVFLGYGLRRWIVKPLEAMGRGAREIAGGDLDVALPDSRIREIAEVRDGFEAMVAGLRQSLADREALEEERRFFIGAIAHDLRTPLFALRGYLEGLEQGIAASPEQAKKYVTVCQDKAGQLDRLVSDLFAFVKTEYPLTAHAGDSLDLGEEVRRAVEGVRGAAHAKEISVVAEPPGNGPILVRGDAHQLSRAFGNLLDNAVRHTPPQGTVVVRCRPEGERILVIVMDTGSGFAPEDLSRVFEPLYRGESSRSRDTGGAGLGLAIARRIFRAHGGDLIAANRPGGGAELAGWIPRVRDW from the coding sequence ATGAGGCGCGTGCGCATTCGAGGCTTCCTGGCGCTCGCGCTGCTGACGGTTCTGACCCTCTCCTGGACGACGTACATGATCGCAGCGATCGCGGAGACCGGATCGCTGCATCTGGGGGAAGGGAGGCCAAGCCGGGCAGGCATCTGGATCGCCGCGCTGGCCGGCGCGCTGCTGGCCGCCGTCTTTCTCGGGTATGGCCTGCGCCGGTGGATCGTGAAGCCGCTCGAAGCGATGGGGCGGGGCGCGCGGGAGATCGCTGGCGGAGACCTGGACGTCGCCCTGCCCGACTCCCGGATCCGGGAGATCGCGGAGGTGCGGGACGGGTTTGAGGCGATGGTCGCGGGACTCCGTCAATCGCTGGCGGACCGGGAGGCGCTGGAGGAGGAGCGGCGTTTTTTCATCGGGGCGATCGCCCACGATCTGCGGACGCCGCTGTTCGCGCTGAGAGGGTACCTCGAGGGACTCGAGCAAGGGATCGCCGCTTCGCCCGAGCAGGCGAAAAAGTATGTGACGGTATGTCAGGACAAGGCCGGCCAGTTGGATCGTCTGGTATCGGATCTGTTCGCGTTCGTGAAGACGGAATATCCCTTGACGGCTCATGCGGGAGATTCGCTGGACTTGGGGGAAGAGGTCCGTCGCGCTGTCGAAGGGGTGCGCGGAGCCGCGCATGCAAAGGAGATATCGGTGGTGGCGGAACCTCCGGGCAACGGACCGATCCTTGTACGAGGCGACGCCCATCAGCTCTCCCGTGCCTTCGGCAATCTGCTGGACAACGCGGTGAGGCATACCCCGCCGCAGGGGACCGTTGTCGTGCGATGCAGACCGGAGGGCGAGCGGATTCTGGTGATCGTCATGGATACCGGTTCGGGGTTCGCTCCCGAGGATCTGTCCCGCGTCTTCGAGCCCCTGTATCGGGGCGAATCGTCGCGCAGCAGGGACACGGGCGGGGCGGGGCTCGGCCTGGCCATCGCGCGGCGCATCTTCCGGGCGCATGGAGGCGACCTGATCGCTGCCAACCGGCCGGGAGGAGGAGCGGAGCTTGCTGGCTGGATCCCGCGGGTACGCGACTGGTGA